AAACACTACGCTCCAGCTACGAAGCGACCAACCTCGCCATCTTCGGTCAGCTCGACAGCGACCTGGGGCAGGAGATAAACCTGTCGGTGGGCCTGCGTCTTGAGCGTCGTGATGCCGATTACAGCGATGATGCAGGGGATGCCTTTGACCCATCTGAAACCATGTGGGGGGGCCATATTGCCATCGGCAAACAGCTGAATGAGCAGCATAATCTCTATGGCCGCATTGCCCGCGGTTACAAAGCGGGCGGTTTTAACATGTCGCTGCCTGCTGAGTTTGCCGATAAGAAGGAGTTCGATACTGAAGTCCTCTACAACTACGAAATTGGCCTTAAGTCCAGCTTCCTTGAAGGCAACTTCGACACCAATCTGGCGCTGTTCTTTATGGACAGACAAGATCAGCAGGTATCGGCATCCCAACAGGATCCTGCCAAACCCCAGCGTTTCGTTCTTTTTACCGAAAATGCCGGCAGTTCAACCAATTACGGTGCCGAGCTTGATCTGAACTGGTACGCCACCGATAACCTGCACTTCTACGGCAGCCTGGGCTATCTCAAGGCCGAGTACGGTGACTACAGCTATCAGGATAAATATGGCGGCCTGGTTGACCTCTCTGGCCGTGAGCTGGCCCATGCACCCAATTGGACCTGGTCACTGGGCACCACCTGGCGTGCCGACTCAGGCTTTTTTGTCAACCTCAATGCCAATGGCAAGAGCAAGTTCTACTATTCAGACTCCAATGACTCAGTTTCCAAAGACTATGGGGTGCTCAATGCCCGAGCGGGCTTCGAGGGCGATATCTGGTCTGTCTATGTTTGGGGCCGCAATCTGCTGGATGAAGAATACGGTGTGCGGGGCTTTTATTTCGGCAATGAGCCGGACAATGGCTGGGCGGACAAGCAATATATTCGCTTTGGCGATCCCCGCGCCTTTGGCCTGACCCTGGATGTGCGTTTTCTGTAATTGACATGATTGGCGCCGGGCGTGCGTGCAAGCGCGCCCGCGACGCTTGATGAGGAACCTAATGATGAAACTCACCGCTGAAATCAGCATGTATCCGCTGCATGATAACTACCTCGAGCCTATTCGCTGGTTTATCAGCAGGCTCGACAGCTATCCGCAAATCGTCCGTCGCACCAACGCCATGGCAACTCAGGTACAGGGCGACTATGCAGAGCTGATGGCGATGCTGGCCACCGAAATGCAGGCGGCACACGAAAAATTCGGCAAGGCTGTGTTTGTCTGCAAGTTTATCGGCGGCGAACTTAACCTGTCCCACTCGGAGTAACCCATGCAGGCGGATTTTTGGGGCTGGCTTGGCGGCGCCTTTCACAGTGCCTTTGGTGAAATGCAGGTGCTGTCGGCCTGGGAAGGGGTTGCCGTGATACTGGCCATGGCCTACTTACTGCTGGCCATGAAACGAAGCCGCTGGTGCTGGGTGGCGGCCTTTGCCAGCACCGCCATTTACACTGTGCTTTTTTATGAAGTCGCGCTGCTGATGGAGTCGGCGCTGAATGTGTACTACATGGGCATGGCCATTTACGGCTATTGGCTGTGGCGTCAGGATGGCCAGGATGAACTTAAAGTGCAGCGCTGGCCGCTTAAACTGCATCTGGGCATCATTACGCTGACCTCTATCGCATCCCTTGCTGTGGGGCATTTGATGGCCACCTTTACTGAGGCCTCTTTCCCGTATCTCGATGCGGCAACCACCTGCTTTGCGGTGATGACCACTTTCCTGGTGGCTAAAAAGGTGTTGGAGAACTGGCTGTATTGGGTGGTGATAGATGTGGTGTCCATCTACCTCTACCTCAGTAAGGGATTGATGATGACATCCCTGCTGTTTGTGTTTTACGTGGGGCTGGCGGTGGCTGGTTATTTTGTATGGCGTGCTGCTGCGGCCGAGCAGCGTCCCCCTGAGCTGGCGCTTAATTCATGACAATCCCTCTGGAGATTGAGTCAAGGGAGGGATCCGGGATTAAATCGCTTCCGGGTGTTACCGAAGAGGTGCTGGCATTTATCGCCGATACGGGGCTTTTCGCCGATGGGTATCGCCTAAAGCCTTTGACCCGCGGCCTCAGCAATCATAACCTGGCGCTCTTTGCCCGCGAAGGCGCCTATGTCCTTCGGGTGAACCGTGATGAGAGCAGCGCCTTTTGTCAGCGGGCCTTTGAAGCCGAGAACTGGCGCCTGGCAGCGTCAGCGGGACTTGCCCCGACCTTGGTGGCCCAAAGCATTGATGGTCGCTGCTATCTCTCGCCTTTATTGGAGGACGGCGGCTGGCAACAGCGTTATCAGGAAGTCCCTCTGAGTCAAATCACCTGTGACGCGGCTTTTTTTACATCGCCCGGTCAAACACATGCCGGGAGTGACAGGGAGCCGGATGGTCTCACACACACGACCAGGCTGCTGCTCGACCTGCTGCTGGGATTGCAGGCTCTACCTGTGCCCGCGAATGTGAAGGGTTTTACCACCCAGTGGCAGGATTATGAGACGGCGTTGGATGCGAGCCAATCGCACTGGGCCCGCAATCCCCGCTGGCAGGAGGCCTATCAGGCACTGGCGGCAGAATTTACCGAGGTCGAGGCTGCCATGGCGCGCCTCGATGCGATGGGACTTTCTTGCCAGTACAGTCATCGGGATCTCACACCCCATAATTTACTT
This portion of the Shewanella amazonensis SB2B genome encodes:
- a CDS encoding phosphotransferase, producing the protein MTIPLEIESREGSGIKSLPGVTEEVLAFIADTGLFADGYRLKPLTRGLSNHNLALFAREGAYVLRVNRDESSAFCQRAFEAENWRLAASAGLAPTLVAQSIDGRCYLSPLLEDGGWQQRYQEVPLSQITCDAAFFTSPGQTHAGSDREPDGLTHTTRLLLDLLLGLQALPVPANVKGFTTQWQDYETALDASQSHWARNPRWQEAYQALAAEFTEVEAAMARLDAMGLSCQYSHRDLTPHNLLCHQGKLFCIDFEYACASHPLWDLAAVLASHNLPGRERRDLMDAYLYAHPQLESSMSSRVVDAVALHWYFGAIWALLMAGQSGDDDYLCWFHRYLQLAKS
- the pnuC gene encoding nicotinamide riboside transporter PnuC encodes the protein MQADFWGWLGGAFHSAFGEMQVLSAWEGVAVILAMAYLLLAMKRSRWCWVAAFASTAIYTVLFYEVALLMESALNVYYMGMAIYGYWLWRQDGQDELKVQRWPLKLHLGIITLTSIASLAVGHLMATFTEASFPYLDAATTCFAVMTTFLVAKKVLENWLYWVVIDVVSIYLYLSKGLMMTSLLFVFYVGLAVAGYFVWRAAAAEQRPPELALNS